One window from the genome of Podospora pseudocomata strain CBS 415.72m chromosome 6, whole genome shotgun sequence encodes:
- a CDS encoding hypothetical protein (EggNog:ENOG503Q3EV; COG:S) — protein MESLFSADRCEKLRDLNVVNLIVSSVIVVGMLISYLPQHFRIISRGTSEGISPYFILLGTTSATSAFANILLLPQSRQDVACCKELETLHCVAGLLGIAQLGVQWICFTFIFVLFLVFFRYNPAHDPDNEELGEEEDQPRWQTALLVASLTLLHGLAVILVTGILSTLAKDHLEIWANVLGVMAALLAAVQYVPQIWTTYHLKHVGSLSIPMMCIQTPGGFLFAASLFARLGLAGWSSWGIFVLTATMQGLLLYLAIYYEIQSRNGLVNSTIDSLPPSHLHANGFDDDTPGRYTSHPEHYANSPDHLQTILDRQDSDAAAETTPLLKPGGIGDPHRNFDTNRG, from the exons ATGGAGTCACTATTCAGTGCAGACCGCTGCGAGAAACTTCGCGACCTCAACGTTGTGAACCTCATCGTTTCGAG CGTCATCGTGGTTGGCATGCTCATCAGCTACCTACCCCAGCACTTCCGAATCATCTCGCGTGGCACCTCCGAGGGCATCTCCCCGTACTTTATCTTGCTCGGTACAACCTCGGCGACATCGGCTTTTGCCAACATCTTGCTGCTTCCCCAATCGAGACAAGACGTCGCCTGCTGCAAGGAGCTCGAGACATTGCACTGTGTTGCTGGACTGCTTGGGATTGCGCAACTAGGTGTGCAGTGGATTTGCTTCACCTTCAT CTTCGTCTtgttcctcgtcttcttccgaTATAATCCCGCCCACGACCCCGATAACGAAGAGctgggcgaagaggaggaccaGCCGCGGTGGCAGACAGCTCTGCTGGTAGCCTCGTTGACCCTGCTCCACGGCCTCGCTGTCATTCTCGTTACGGGCATTCTGTCGACGCTTGCCAAGGACCACCTAGAAATTTGGGCCAACGTACTGGGCGTCATGGCTGCTCTTTTGGCGGCAGTGCAATACGTTCCACAAATCTGGACGACTTACCATCTTAAGCATGTGGGCAGTCTCAGCATTCCCATGATGTGCATCCAGACGCCCGGTGGCTTTCTCTTTGCGGCCAGCTTGTTTGCGCGCCTTGGCTTGGCTGGTTGGAGTTCGTGGGGCATTTTCGTCCTGACGGCCACCATGCaagggctgctgctgtacCTCGCCATCTACTACGAGATACAATCCCGCAACGGCCTCGTCAATTCAACCATTGACAGCCTGCCGCCATCACATCTTCACGCTAATggctttgatgatgatactCCCGGCCGGTACACCTCTCACCCCGAACACTACGCCAACTCCCCAGACCATCTCCAGACCATCTTGGATCGTCAGGATAGCGACGCAGCAGCGGAGACCACACCGCTGCTCAAGCCCGGCGGTATTGGCGACCCTCACAGGAATTTTGACACCAACCGTGGATAG
- a CDS encoding hypothetical protein (COG:S; EggNog:ENOG503NYGF) — MSTEPNKNSPTHKLPTHPPREPTPEIQPPTTNKPSLNLLTSATCPTTSPPKYPDPRNRDTPFFKSAQWTADGTTLLTLTSHPSIQTYVLPSTLLTPPHPPLTPTSTLPLPEPTSTFSPSPYFSLSHPSTQYLLTATTDHPIHLTPIFSPASPPLASFFLIKPETESYLPITSLVWPSPGTHFITGTTNLLALFDISRPDSLCSTPLLKIPTIPSTRHISKGNGIGMRGTVSALGLQPTGAGEGILAAGTWTRWVGLYDIYRSGSVIANFSVKPSADHEAGIKGKGVVQTIWSPCGRYLVVNERGSEGLLVYDVRGMHKLLGWLSGRDGTTNQRLGVDVFPDQNGNGFEVWAGTKNGTVVMYEGVGMNEGETKPTWEWGVNDGESAVGATAMHSSGSVLATCSGSWKVADDGSSDEGSSDDSDSDSEDDSSSGKKPAFVVEETSLKVWSIDASNGAAAQEFEPLEGDVEEKE, encoded by the coding sequence ATGTCGACAGAACCCAACAAGAATTCCCCGACTCACAAactacccacccacccaccaagaGAACCTACTCCCGAAattcaaccaccaaccacgaACAAGCcttccctcaacctcctgaCCTCAGCCACCTGCCCAActacctcccccccaaaatatcCCGACCCCCGCAACCGCgacacccccttcttcaaatcAGCCCAATGGACAGCAGACGGCACAACCCTCctaaccctcacctcccacccctccatccaaacctacgtcctcccctccaccctcctcaccccccctcacccccccctcaccccaacatcaaccctccccctcccagaaccaacctcaaccttctccccctctccctacttctccctctctcacccCTCAACTCAatacctcctcaccgccaccaccgaccaccccatccacctaacccccatcttctcccctGCTTCCCCCCCGCTcgcctccttctttttgatAAAACCAGAAACAGAATCctacctccccatcacctccctcgtctGGCCCTCCCCAGGTACTCACTTCATAACCGGaacaaccaacctcctcgccttaTTCGACATCTCCCGCCCTGATTCCCTGTGCTCTACCCCACTCTTGAAAATCCCTACCATCCCCTCCACTCGTCACATCAGCAAGGGAAATGGTATAGGAATGCGAGGGACCGTTTCCGCGTTGGGGCTTCAGCCGACaggtgctggggaggggataCTAGCTGCGGGAACTTGGACAAGGTGGGTGGGGTTGTACGACATCTACCGCTCCGGCAGCGTCATCGCCAACTTCAGCGTTAAACCCTCCGCTGATCACGAAGCGGGGATTAAAGGCAAGGGAGTAGTCCAAACAATCTGGAGTCCGTGTGGGCGGTACTTGGTTGTGAATGAAAGAGGGAGTGAAGGGTTGCTGGTTTATGATGTGAGGGGGATGCATAAACTGCTAGGGTGGTTATCCGGCAGAGATGGGACGACAAATCAGCGACTAGGCGTCGACGTCTTTCCCGATCAAAACGGCAACGGGTTTGAGGTTTGGGCTGGGACGAAGAACGGGACGGTGGTCATGTATGAAGGGGTTGGGATGAACGAAGGGGAAACGAAGCCGACTTGGGAGTGGGGGGTGAATGATGGGGAGAGCGCAGTTGGTGCGACGGCTATGCATTCGAGTGGGAGTGTGCTGGCTACTTGCTCGGGGAGTTGGAAGGTGGCGGATGATGGTAGCAGTGATGAGGGTAGCAGCGATGATAGCGACAGCGACAGTGAGGATGACTCGTCATCCGGGAAAAAGCCAGCTTTTGTCGTCGAGGAAACAAGCCTCAAGGTCTGGAGTATTGATGCCAGCAATGGTGCGGCAGCGCAAGAATTTGAGCCACTAGAGGGAGATGTGGAAGAGAAAGAATGA